A window from Dama dama isolate Ldn47 chromosome 11, ASM3311817v1, whole genome shotgun sequence encodes these proteins:
- the ADGRF3 gene encoding adhesion G-protein coupled receptor F3, whose translation MVCSAAPVLLLAMTLPLVEPPAARASQPGQSQARGGSGPQLDPESGAGELVLVSVYVQLDFSDAPWPAALSQPLTVPAASVSSAPVTLAGLNLTTECNVTHDGCSYCACLSGYQWNASICNHHQPCHTPIKHQPCGCLVLSPTEAGYCQLLPPGEEGSCLLPPAVPATLSLDSRLQMPGDTLNLTLLTNRETTNLNWFLWPTGSPSPVLLRAGTCVSLTSSRGRTVLSIVNISHRWAGEYICRFEAQGFTWELHQVVRVPLQATDVTGLPDQLSVSCATSPGFQLSCCIPSAHLGYTASWSPREGGQASVFNTPDSQCFMLAVEHCPVANTTYTCELQSPGLSPLRVAVSVTIIQDGDTTCPEDSSTVAWNVTKAGHVVQAQCPGNRTGTVKRPCGPDGVWGPIHSSCTDTGLLALLLRAQLLQAGQGWPEEDVSQILAQLQEQVVAVTSPSDLLALVGTMTVLAKVVADTGTQLSCSALEAVLKTTDKVLGMNSSSLWTPAQRQMPSVSSSLLLAVETLARSLCPQDQPFSFVLPNVQLQSQLLEPTFPANYRASFPTQPPLRAWIPRHSLVPLRHNGTNVSITSLVLQKLDHLLPSNYRQGLGGSLYATPGLVLAISIMAGGQVFKQVEVTMDFGDTDGSPHCVFWDHDLFQGKGGWSDAGCQVQAASASPTTQCICGHLTAFSILMSGHTVPNQPTLELLSQVGLGASILALLMCLGVYRLVWRFVVRNKVAYLRHSALLNMVLCLLAANTCFLGAPLLPPGPRSPLCLAAAFLCHFLYLATFFWMLAQALLLAHQLLFVFHQLSKLRVLSLMVLLGYLCPMGLAGITLGLYLPQGRYLREGACWLDKKGGALYTFVGPVLAIVGVNGLVLTMAVLKMLRPSLSEGPQVEKRQALLGVIKALLVLTPIFGLTWGLGLATLLQEVSLVPHYLFTVLNASQGVFILLFGCLMDKKVQEALRKRFCGSQPPRSTNSLATNETYISEHSKGRSEDAR comes from the exons ATGGTCTGCTCAGCTGCTCCTGTGCTACTCCTGGCCATGACTCTCCCTCTGGTGGAGCCACCAGCTGCCCGAGCATCCCAGCCT GGACAGAGTCAGGCTCGAGGGGGATCAGGGCCACAGCTGGACCCCGAAAGTGGAGCAGGTG AACTGGTCCTGGTCTCTGTCTATGTACAGCTGGACTTCTCTGATGCGCCCTGGCCGGCGGCACTCTCCCAGCCCCTGACTGTCCCAGCTGCCTCGGTTTCCTCGGCCCCAGTAACTCTTGCTGGCCTCAACCTCACAACAG AGTGCAATGTTACCCATGATGGGTGCAGCTACTGTGCTTGCCTCTCTGGGTACCAGTGGAACGCCAGCATCTGCAACCATCACCAGCCCTGTCACACCCCCATTAAGCACCAGCCGTGTGGCTGTCTTGTCCTGAGCCCTACTGAAGCCGGGTACTGCCAGCTGTTGCCACCTGGTGAGGA GGGGTCCTGTCTCCTGCCTCCTGCAGTACCCGCGACCTTGAGCCTTGACTCCCGGCTACAGATGCCTGGTGACACCCTGAACCTGACCCTCCTCACGAACCGGGAGACCACCAACCTGAACTGGTTCCTGTGGCCCACAGGAAGCCCCAGCCCCGTCCTCCTGCGGGCAGGGACCTGTGTGTCCTTGACCTCCAGCCGGGGCCGGACTGTCCTCAGCATCGTCAACATCTCCCATAGATGGGCAG GTGAGTACATATGCCGCTTCGAGGCCCAGGGATTCACGTGGGAGCTGCACCAGGTGGTGAGGGTGCCCCTGCAGGCAACAGATGTGACTGGGCTCCCAGACCAGCTCTCCGTCTCCTGTGCCACCTCCCCCGGCTTCCAGCTGAGCTGCTGCATCCCCAGCGCACATCTGGGCTACACGGCTTCCTGGAGCCCCAGAGAGGGTGGCCAAG CCTCCGTATTCAACACGCCGGACTCCCAGTGCTTCATGCTGGCTGTTGAGCACTGCCCTGTAGCCAACACCACATACACGTGTGAGCTGCAGAGCCCAGGTCTGAGCCCTCTCAGGGTCGCCGTCTCTGTCACCATCATCCAGG ATGGAGACACCACCTGCCCTGAGGACTCTTCAACTGTTGCCTGGAATGTCACCAAGGCTGGCCATGTGGTACAGGCCCAGTGTCCCGGGAACAGGACGGGCACGGTGAAGAGGCCCTGTGGGCCTGATGGGGTCTGGGGACCCATCCACAGCAGCTGCACAGACACGGGGCTCCTGGCTCTGCTCCTCAGAGCCCAG CTGCTGCAGGCAGGCCAGGGCTGGCCTGAGGAAGATGTGTCACAGATCTTGGCTCAGCTGCAGGAGCAGGTAGTGGCAGTGACCTCCCCCTCCGACTTACTGGCCCTGGTGGGCACCATGACAGTCCTGGCCAAGGTGGTGGCAGACACCGGAACACAACTCAGCTGCAGCGCCCTGGAG GCTGTCCTGAAAACCACAGACAAGGTCCTTGGCATGAACTCCAGCTCTCTGTGGACCCCAGCCCAGAGGCAGATGCCCTCGGTGAGCTCTAGTCTCCTGCTGGCGGTGGAGACCCTGGCACGCAGCCTGTGCCCACAGGACCAGCCCTTCTCCTTCGTCTTGCCCAACGTGCAGCTGCAGAGCCAGCTCCTCGAGCCCACATTTCCAGCTAACTACAGAGCCTCCTTCCCTACTCAGCCCCCACTGCGGGCATGGATTCCCAGGCACTCACTGGTGCCCCTGCGCCATAACGGAACCAACGTCAGTATTACTAGCCTGGTGCTACAGAAACTGGACCACCTTCTGCCCTCAAACTACAGGCAAGGGCTGGGGGGCTCCCTCTATGCCACTCCTGGTCTGGTCCTCGCCATCTCCATCATGGCAGGTGGCCAGGTCTTCAAGCAGGTAGAGGTCACCATGGACTTTGGGGACACAGATGGCAGTCCCCACTGTGTCTTCTGGGACCACGATCTCTTCCAGGGTAAGGGAGGCTGGTCTGATGCAGGGTGCCAGGTGCAGGCAGCCAGTGCCAGCCCCACCACTCAATGTATCTGTGGGCACCTCACTGCCTTCTCCATCCTCATGTCGGGACACACGGTTCCAAACCAGCCCACCCTGGAGCTGCTGAGTCAGGTGGGGCTGGGAGCCTCCATTCTAGCCTTGCTCATGTGCCTGGGCGTGTACAGGCTGGTGTGGAGGTTCGTGGTGCGGAACAAGGTCGCCTACTTACGCCACTCGGCCCTGCTCAACATGGTCCTCTGCCTGCTGGCCGCAAACACCTGCTTCCTAGGAGCTCCACTCCTCCCTCCGGGGCCCCGCAGCCCACTCTGCCTGGCTGCCGCCTTCCTCTGTCACTTTCTCTACCTGGCCACCTTCTTCTGGATGCTGGCTCAGGCCCTGTTGCTGGCCCACCAGCTTCTCTTTGTCTTCCATCAGCTCTCCAAGCTCCGAGTACTCTCCCTGATGGTGCTCCTTGGCTACTTGTGCCCGATGGGTTTAGCAGGTATCACCCTAGGCCTCTACTTACCCCAAGGGCGATACCTGAGGGAGGGAGCATGCTGGCTGGACAAGAAGGGAGGAGCACTCTACACCTTCGTGGGTCCAGTGCTGGCCATCGTGGGCGTGAATGGGCTGGTACTCACCATGGCTGTGCTGAAGATGCTGAGACCGTCACTGTCAGAGGGACCCCAGGTGGAGAAGCGCCAAGCCCTCCTGGGGGTGATCAAAGCTCTGCTCGTTCTTACACCTATCTTCGGCCTCacctgggggctggggctggccaCTCTGCTGCAGGAAGTCTCCTTAGTCCCTCACTACCTCTTCACGGTTCTCAACGCCTCCCAG GGTGTCTTCATCTTATTGTTTGGTTGCCTCATGGACAAGAAG GTCCAAGAGGCTTTACGCAAACGCTTCTGCGGCAGCCAACCCCCCAGATCCACCAACTCCTTG GCCACAAATGAAACCTACATCTCAGAACACAGCAAAGGAAGAAGTGAAGATGCCAGGTGA